AATCTTTCATGTTAGAGATTTTCTTTTCGTAAATGAGCACAAAAGCATTTTCTAATATAGCTTCTTGATGCTCTGCATCAGTCATGAAATAAGAAGAGAGATAGCCTCTGTCAAAATTCATTCCTTCAACAAACTTCACTTCTGTTTCAAAACCTTTACCTTCTTCTACAGAAATGGTTCCATCTTTTCCCACTTTTTCATTGGCTGTCGCAATGATTTCACCAATCTCAACATCGTTGTTTGCAGAAATGGTGGCAACTTGCGCAATCTCTTTTCTATCTTTGATTGGTTTAGAGATTTTTTGAATTTCTTCGATAACGAGTTTGACCGCTTTGTCAATTCCGCGTTTCACTTCAATGGGATTGGCGCCAGCAGCAATATTGCGAAGTCCTTCTTGATAGATGGCTTCTGCAAGCACTATTGCTGTTGTGGTTCCATCTCCTGCTTGGTCGGCAGTTTTAGAAGCCACTTCTTTGACCATTTGTGCGCCCATGTTTTCAAACGCATCTTCCAGTTCAATTTCTTTTGCGACTGTCACACCGTCTTTTGTAATGTGAGGCGCTCCGTAGGATTTTTCCAAAATGACATTGCGTCCTTTAGGTCCTAGTGTCTTTTTTACAGCTTCAGCAAGTACACCGATTCCTTTTAGAATCTTTTGTCTTGCTTCTTCTTTAAATTTTAAATCTTTTGCTGCCATGTTTTTCTCCTTATTTTAACTAAATTTTATTCTACAATTGCAATCACATCTTCAGCTTTTACTACAAAATATTCTTCGCCATCCATTGTAATCTCTT
This genomic interval from Chlamydiota bacterium contains the following:
- the groL1 gene encoding 60 kDa chaperonin 1, whose protein sequence is MAAKDLKFKEEARQKILKGIGVLAEAVKKTLGPKGRNVILEKSYGAPHITKDGVTVAKEIELEDAFENMGAQMVKEVASKTADQAGDGTTTAIVLAEAIYQEGLRNIAAGANPIEVKRGIDKAVKLVIEEIQKISKPIKDRKEIAQVATISANNDVEIGEIIATANEKVGKDGTISVEEGKGFETEVKFVEGMNFDRGYLSSYFMTDAEHQEAILENAFVLIYEKKISNMKD